In Fusobacterium periodonticum ATCC 33693, the following are encoded in one genomic region:
- a CDS encoding autotransporter-associated N-terminal domain-containing protein, which yields MTNNSLQTIEKSLRSIAKRYKNIKYSIGLAVLFLMNGTNAFSDSNIIQEPEKQKDILTDVKKVKAEVKETKKAVQVAPKLKASWLNMQFGTNDVYSNYFATTKTKVDKTSVVKSKKTILIASADNSASLPMFTKLLSDIGETTENRTEVLASIANKENNPTETAAPTMEEIQTGKENLRNSVGNLQNKIDTARRENNKEIDGLRLELVKLMEQGDQVVKSPWSSWQFGVNYMYDDWRSSYKGRGDKKERYPFEGVFTRSNDLFLRNVSPDSELYEEYIARVTDNALHSATTSTIKQRGGSTGYGLASVIKNQEPIASIELGASVRPKKISKSPITVTPPRITVNAVTPLSTPQPPGAPELPQITIEKFDPVAPGVITVNLPTPPTFNIKLGSYRNNMTQNVGQPDGDRIDSYGAGYSVLTNTNVTIDNNIAGVTNGSPAVIYAWGNGPGTAIPGTSHDAALLKAYFDVGGKDSTVTLAKDLTVNSINNLSAAERATERANGRAWNDQDFFVGGVRIATLDNATNKTIRNEANINLAGPLAVGFEIQSDTLGAGKREVINAKLITDEVESGDEYRGSNGLGGLHVGNQNNPSNEKTISLSPNLGGNDTPGGLKISRTPDIVDGNGRILTRGGYVGYKIGLILTFENDDSRVNSDYRLINDGTIKFMGRSSIGVQIFAPGSPNTRITVKNNGTIAMGGINSYGLKLSSRVSDQNMTFENNGTINISGEGNSLSSGMAVIEDKSLTGASSIRAYNGMVQNKGTINVSGGQGNTGMVLITKANDDITNTANKNITVTGTKNIGMRTDLGSVTTDDTSPRISPTAINEGNITITDGEQNIGMVANNSEGTATVNGETVMQHRAVAHNKSNILFNNVSKKAIGMFASKGGELINDGTIKGNSNSLEETIGMVIQPKDGTKTSSATNNGKIELKGKKIVGVYNQDRFKMTGGSVLTSGEKSISMYANNSSEYTKILKGSITAQEGALGLFADNTTMELGASSGTDAPTLNADGVGTLLFYNYTSTNPSGKFKLNQNVSANITNGATAFYYKDSATSALVSQRLNDMFADTGTNSSVAGKKLKVKLDAKSTLFVLENTVPSTTTINLSSADPTNINAFLGNRVTIDSGSGAFKAYKVTKGRLSVDKDVNLDNHTGTSISEYYRVDFLNSAVKVEAGKKMYGTDVGKLKQVIAQANYDGATGTANIDVVNDGTIDYSKKGATAIVVDYGQATNNGLIKMDAANGSTENSIGLFGASSSKLTNSATGEIQLGTRGVGIWGTNKIGSSISTWGKNIDITNNGKITGLSGKKGVFGIYAVNDIATYAGATSNIVHGATGNIDLSQNEDSIGIYMANGTLTSSGNISVNNKSVGLDATTSDVTVSGGTHTVGKESVGFKLKNFAATNKFLGNSGNISITDEKSVAYLLDGSNFTSNTNFKDDLTLASTKAYTYMSLINNSTLNYTNTKTIVNDDSIFVNTNNSTVNLLTGTTVTSTNKKVTGVYSEKSNVTNAGTLTLTGDNSSGIYAKSGSVVNQATGKITVAKDGSGIYVMATGTPPVPAAGTNLGEITIGEGSVGMRAENSTITNGATGKITSSGVSATGMSQSGGSQDITNAGTITLTGDKSTALHSEGITVANHKVINTGSITVGDSANELTPSVGIFSSNGTNSTVESSGKVIAGVKSTAIYAGNINLTGNSETTAGDGGIAVYSKKGTVNVSSGSKITVGTTLGSGKEGAGVYLAGNNQTLNSNTDKLNIGQGSFGYVMTGQGNTVRTGVAGTTGVVTLSKDSVYMYSADKTGTITNYTNLRSTGNENYGIYALGAVSNYGNIDFSQGIGNVGAYSYVEGATTTPNAIRNYGTISVSKTDISDPDNRKYGIGMAAGFGEEIPAGSGNYVVKGLGNIENYGTIKVTTPDSIGMYATGKGSKIYNNGRIELSGPKRNIGIFAENEAEVINNGTITTVGTGNVGQIGIAMRKGAVLTNNGTIHIDATKGYGLFLAGAIVKNYGTANITTGSGATPIKEVTAADTSKEMQDIQDGINKVKIHSPAGAAEAKIIANGRVQTPTVVHVQAIPNRKPNDIPTSSVGMYVDTSGINYTRPITNIGALRGLTQSDLIFGVEATKYTTSKYIQLGQDIIEPYNDMIRTSGIEKWNIYSGSLTWMASITQLPDYTIRNAYLAKIPYTVWSGRMSTPVDKKDTYNFLDGLEQRYGVEEIGTRENRVFQKLNSIGNNEEILFFQAIDEMMGHQYANIQQRVQVTGNILDKEFNYLRSAWSNSS from the coding sequence ATGACAAATAATAGCCTACAAACTATAGAAAAATCATTGCGTTCAATTGCCAAAAGATATAAAAATATAAAATATTCAATTGGACTTGCAGTGCTTTTTTTAATGAATGGTACAAATGCTTTTTCTGATAGCAATATAATACAAGAACCCGAAAAGCAAAAGGATATTTTAACAGATGTCAAAAAGGTAAAGGCTGAAGTAAAAGAAACAAAAAAAGCAGTACAAGTAGCGCCAAAATTGAAAGCTTCTTGGCTAAATATGCAATTTGGAACTAATGATGTGTATAGCAATTATTTTGCTACAACCAAAACTAAAGTAGACAAGACTTCAGTTGTAAAAAGTAAAAAAACTATTTTAATAGCTAGTGCAGATAATAGTGCAAGCTTACCTATGTTTACTAAACTTTTATCAGATATAGGAGAAACTACAGAAAATAGAACAGAAGTTTTAGCTTCAATAGCTAATAAAGAAAATAACCCTACAGAAACAGCAGCTCCTACAATGGAAGAAATACAAACAGGCAAAGAAAATCTAAGAAATTCAGTTGGAAACTTACAAAATAAAATTGATACAGCAAGAAGAGAAAATAACAAAGAAATAGATGGATTAAGACTAGAATTAGTTAAATTAATGGAACAAGGAGATCAAGTAGTAAAATCACCTTGGTCATCTTGGCAATTTGGAGTTAATTATATGTATGATGATTGGAGATCTTCGTATAAAGGAAGAGGAGATAAGAAAGAGAGATATCCATTTGAAGGAGTATTTACAAGAAGTAATGATTTATTTTTAAGAAATGTGTCTCCAGACAGTGAATTATATGAAGAATATATAGCAAGGGTAACAGATAATGCACTTCATTCAGCAACAACATCTACTATAAAACAAAGAGGTGGAAGCACAGGTTATGGATTAGCTAGTGTTATAAAAAACCAAGAACCAATAGCTTCAATAGAATTAGGAGCTTCTGTAAGACCAAAGAAGATAAGTAAATCACCAATTACAGTAACACCACCTAGAATCACTGTAAATGCTGTTACTCCTTTGAGTACTCCACAACCACCTGGAGCACCAGAATTACCACAAATAACAATAGAAAAATTTGATCCAGTTGCACCAGGAGTGATAACTGTGAATTTACCAACACCTCCTACTTTTAACATTAAACTAGGTTCTTATCGTAATAATATGACACAAAATGTTGGTCAACCAGATGGGGATAGAATTGATAGCTATGGAGCAGGATATTCTGTATTAACTAATACAAATGTTACTATAGATAATAATATAGCTGGTGTTACAAATGGCTCTCCTGCCGTTATTTATGCATGGGGAAATGGACCAGGAACTGCTATTCCAGGGACGAGTCATGATGCTGCCCTTTTAAAAGCTTATTTTGATGTTGGGGGAAAAGATTCAACTGTTACTTTGGCAAAGGATTTAACAGTCAATTCTATAAATAATTTAAGTGCAGCAGAAAGAGCAACAGAAAGAGCCAATGGAAGAGCTTGGAATGATCAAGATTTCTTTGTAGGTGGAGTTAGAATTGCAACACTTGACAATGCAACAAATAAAACTATTAGAAATGAAGCTAACATTAATTTAGCAGGTCCACTTGCAGTTGGTTTTGAAATACAAAGTGATACTTTAGGAGCAGGTAAAAGAGAAGTAATAAATGCAAAACTTATAACTGATGAGGTCGAATCAGGAGATGAATATAGAGGCTCTAATGGTTTAGGAGGATTACATGTTGGAAACCAAAATAATCCATCAAATGAAAAAACTATTTCACTTTCTCCAAATTTAGGTGGAAATGATACCCCAGGAGGGCTTAAAATTTCAAGAACTCCTGACATAGTTGATGGTAATGGAAGAATTTTAACTCGAGGAGGTTATGTAGGTTATAAGATAGGTTTAATATTAACTTTTGAAAATGATGACTCAAGAGTTAACAGTGATTATAGATTAATTAATGATGGAACTATAAAATTTATGGGAAGGAGTTCTATTGGAGTTCAAATATTTGCTCCAGGTTCTCCAAATACCAGAATAACAGTAAAAAATAATGGAACAATAGCTATGGGTGGAATAAATAGTTATGGATTAAAACTTTCATCAAGAGTATCAGATCAAAATATGACTTTTGAAAATAATGGTACTATCAATATTTCTGGAGAAGGTAATTCTCTTTCATCAGGTATGGCAGTAATAGAAGATAAATCTCTAACTGGAGCTAGTTCAATAAGAGCATATAATGGCATGGTACAAAATAAAGGAACAATTAATGTTTCAGGTGGTCAAGGTAATACTGGTATGGTTTTAATTACAAAAGCTAATGATGATATTACTAATACTGCAAATAAAAATATTACTGTTACTGGAACTAAAAATATTGGAATGAGAACAGATTTAGGTTCTGTGACAACAGATGATACCTCTCCAAGAATTTCACCTACTGCTATAAATGAAGGAAACATCACTATAACTGATGGTGAACAAAATATTGGTATGGTTGCAAATAACTCAGAGGGCACAGCTACTGTTAATGGAGAAACAGTAATGCAACATAGAGCAGTTGCACATAATAAGTCAAATATTTTATTCAATAATGTGTCTAAAAAAGCTATTGGTATGTTTGCTTCAAAAGGTGGAGAACTTATCAATGATGGAACAATAAAAGGAAATAGTAACAGTCTTGAAGAAACAATAGGTATGGTTATTCAACCTAAGGATGGAACTAAAACATCAAGTGCTACAAATAATGGAAAAATAGAATTAAAAGGTAAAAAGATTGTAGGAGTATATAACCAAGATAGATTTAAAATGACAGGTGGTTCAGTTTTAACATCTGGTGAAAAATCTATATCAATGTATGCTAACAATAGTTCTGAATACACTAAAATTTTAAAAGGAAGTATAACTGCTCAAGAAGGAGCTTTAGGATTATTTGCAGATAATACAACAATGGAATTGGGTGCAAGTTCAGGAACAGATGCTCCTACATTAAATGCTGATGGAGTAGGAACTCTATTATTCTATAACTATACTTCTACTAACCCTAGTGGAAAATTTAAACTTAATCAAAATGTAAGTGCTAATATAACAAATGGAGCAACAGCTTTTTACTATAAAGATTCTGCAACAAGTGCTTTAGTATCTCAAAGATTAAATGATATGTTTGCTGATACTGGGACTAATAGTAGTGTAGCTGGTAAAAAACTAAAAGTAAAATTAGATGCAAAATCAACTTTATTTGTTTTAGAAAATACTGTTCCATCTACAACTACTATAAATTTATCAAGTGCTGATCCAACAAACATTAATGCTTTTCTTGGAAATAGAGTAACAATAGATTCTGGTTCAGGTGCATTTAAAGCATATAAAGTTACTAAAGGAAGATTAAGTGTAGATAAAGATGTTAACTTAGATAATCATACAGGTACATCAATATCTGAATATTATAGAGTAGATTTCTTAAACTCAGCTGTTAAAGTTGAAGCAGGTAAAAAGATGTATGGAACTGATGTTGGAAAACTTAAACAAGTCATAGCTCAGGCTAACTATGATGGTGCAACAGGAACTGCTAACATAGATGTTGTCAATGATGGAACAATAGACTATTCTAAAAAAGGTGCAACTGCAATAGTTGTAGACTATGGACAAGCTACAAATAATGGTCTAATTAAAATGGATGCAGCTAATGGTTCAACTGAAAATAGCATAGGGCTATTTGGAGCATCTAGTTCAAAATTAACAAATAGTGCAACAGGAGAAATTCAACTTGGAACAAGAGGAGTTGGAATTTGGGGAACTAATAAGATAGGCAGTTCAATAAGTACTTGGGGTAAAAATATAGATATTACAAATAATGGTAAGATTACAGGACTTTCTGGTAAAAAAGGAGTATTTGGAATCTATGCTGTTAATGATATAGCAACATATGCTGGAGCTACATCTAATATAGTTCATGGTGCAACAGGAAATATAGATCTATCTCAAAATGAAGATAGTATTGGTATCTATATGGCAAATGGAACACTAACTTCATCTGGTAATATATCAGTTAATAATAAGAGTGTTGGATTAGATGCAACAACTTCAGATGTAACTGTAAGTGGAGGAACTCATACAGTAGGAAAAGAATCTGTTGGATTTAAATTAAAGAATTTTGCAGCTACTAATAAATTCCTAGGAAATTCTGGTAATATTTCTATAACAGATGAAAAATCAGTTGCTTACTTACTTGATGGTTCAAATTTTACATCTAATACTAACTTTAAAGATGATTTAACATTGGCATCAACAAAAGCTTATACATATATGAGTTTAATAAACAATAGTACATTGAACTATACAAATACAAAAACTATTGTTAATGATGACTCTATATTTGTAAATACTAATAATTCAACTGTTAATTTATTAACTGGAACTACTGTTACATCAACAAATAAAAAAGTAACAGGAGTTTATTCAGAAAAATCAAATGTAACAAATGCAGGAACATTAACATTAACAGGTGATAATTCATCTGGAATATATGCTAAGAGTGGTTCAGTAGTAAACCAAGCAACAGGAAAAATAACAGTAGCTAAAGATGGTTCAGGAATCTATGTTATGGCAACAGGAACACCACCTGTTCCAGCAGCGGGAACTAACCTAGGTGAAATAACAATAGGTGAAGGTTCTGTTGGTATGCGTGCAGAAAATTCAACAATTACAAATGGAGCAACAGGAAAAATAACAAGTTCTGGAGTAAGTGCTACTGGAATGTCACAAAGTGGAGGAAGCCAAGATATTACAAATGCTGGTACTATAACATTGACAGGAGATAAATCAACAGCTTTACACTCAGAAGGAATAACTGTTGCAAACCATAAAGTTATTAATACAGGAAGTATAACTGTTGGAGATTCAGCTAATGAATTAACTCCAAGTGTAGGTATCTTCTCATCAAACGGAACAAATAGTACAGTAGAAAGTTCAGGAAAAGTTATTGCTGGAGTGAAATCAACAGCAATTTATGCTGGAAATATAAATTTAACTGGAAACTCTGAAACAACAGCAGGTGATGGAGGAATTGCAGTATATTCTAAAAAAGGAACTGTAAATGTTTCTTCAGGTTCTAAAATCACTGTTGGAACTACATTAGGTAGTGGAAAAGAAGGAGCTGGAGTATATTTAGCTGGTAATAATCAAACTCTTAATAGTAATACAGATAAATTAAATATTGGACAAGGTTCATTTGGATATGTAATGACTGGACAAGGCAATACCGTAAGAACAGGAGTGGCAGGAACAACAGGAGTGGTAACACTTTCTAAAGATTCAGTATACATGTATTCAGCAGATAAAACTGGAACTATAACTAATTATACTAATTTAAGATCAACAGGAAATGAAAACTATGGTATTTATGCACTAGGTGCTGTTTCAAACTATGGAAATATTGATTTTAGCCAAGGTATAGGAAATGTTGGAGCATACAGTTATGTAGAAGGAGCAACTACAACACCTAATGCTATAAGAAACTATGGAACAATAAGTGTATCTAAAACAGATATTAGTGATCCAGATAACAGAAAATATGGTATAGGAATGGCTGCAGGATTTGGTGAAGAAATTCCAGCAGGTTCAGGAAACTATGTTGTGAAAGGTCTAGGAAATATAGAAAACTATGGAACAATAAAAGTAACAACTCCTGATAGTATAGGAATGTATGCAACAGGAAAAGGTTCAAAAATATACAATAATGGTAGAATAGAACTAAGTGGTCCAAAGAGAAATATAGGAATATTTGCTGAAAATGAAGCAGAAGTAATCAATAACGGAACTATTACAACTGTTGGAACAGGAAATGTTGGACAAATAGGTATAGCTATGAGAAAAGGAGCTGTCTTAACTAATAATGGAACAATCCATATAGATGCTACTAAGGGTTATGGATTATTCTTAGCTGGAGCTATAGTTAAAAACTATGGAACAGCAAATATAACTACTGGTAGTGGAGCAACTCCAATAAAAGAAGTAACAGCAGCTGATACTTCAAAAGAAATGCAAGATATTCAAGATGGAATAAATAAGGTAAAAATCCACTCTCCAGCAGGAGCAGCAGAAGCTAAAATAATAGCTAATGGTAGAGTACAAACTCCAACAGTGGTTCATGTACAAGCTATACCAAATAGAAAACCTAATGATATACCAACTTCATCAGTGGGTATGTATGTTGATACATCTGGAATAAACTACACAAGACCTATAACTAATATTGGAGCTTTAAGAGGATTGACTCAATCAGATTTAATTTTTGGTGTAGAAGCAACTAAATATACAACATCTAAGTATATTCAATTAGGTCAAGATATAATTGAACCATACAATGATATGATAAGAACATCTGGAATTGAAAAATGGAATATATATTCAGGTTCATTAACTTGGATGGCTTCAATAACTCAATTACCTGATTATACAATAAGAAATGCATACTTAGCTAAGATACCATATACAGTTTGGTCTGGAAGAATGTCAACACCAGTAGATAAGAAAGACACATATAATTTCTTAGATGGATTAGAACAAAGATATGGTGTTGAAGAAATTGGAACAAGAGAAAATAGAGTATTCCAAAAATTAAACTCTATTGGAAATAATGAAGAAATTCTATTCTTCCAAGCAATAGATGAAATGATGGGGCACCAATATGCTAATATTCAACAAAGAGTACAAGTGACTGGTAATATCTTAGATAAGGAATTTAACTATCTAAGAAGTGCATGGTCTAATTCAAGTA
- a CDS encoding autotransporter domain-containing protein — protein sequence RKTLKVGVAVAYENELGRVANGKNKARVAGTDADWFNIRGEKEDRRGNVKSDLNIGWDNQRVGVTANIGYDTKGHNIRGGVGLRVIF from the coding sequence AAGAAAAACATTAAAAGTTGGAGTAGCAGTAGCTTATGAAAACGAGTTAGGAAGAGTTGCTAATGGTAAAAATAAGGCTAGAGTAGCTGGAACAGATGCTGATTGGTTCAATATCAGAGGTGAAAAAGAAGATAGAAGAGGAAATGTTAAGTCAGACCTTAATATCGGATGGGATAACCAAAGAGTAGGAGTAACTGCTAATATAGGTTATGATACTAAAGGACATAATATTAGAGGCGGAGTAGGTTTAAGAGTTATATTCTAA